The genomic interval CGTCGCCCTTCCGGACGATATCGCCGTCGACCTCCTGAGCGACCTGGCGAAGCTCGTCGACGATGTGTTCGACGGTGCTGTCCTCGGTGCGCAGGCGCGTGATGTCCGCGATGACGATGTCACCGTCGTAGACGGCGTCTTTGATGTCGATCGCGTCCGCCTGGCTGCCCACTTCCGCGATGTGTACCTGCATC from Natrinema salifodinae carries:
- a CDS encoding cell division protein SepF — translated: MGLMSKILGGNQSRTVEDYAELDLEDVAAESASATMQVHIAEVGSQADAIDIKDAVYDGDIVIADITRLRTEDSTVEHIVDELRQVAQEVDGDIVRKGDDQMIITPTGVRISREKLGQKL